A single region of the Pyricularia oryzae 70-15 chromosome 4, whole genome shotgun sequence genome encodes:
- a CDS encoding tRNA pseudouridine synthase D codes for MAHQSEPASTPIAKADNQLHHQVLTASHIASARNASEKRLGILHFASPIDYGWNGDIRKRYTDFQVFEVRKDGSVIHLSDFQQAARRPPQSSHPNGNLNELPVAKGKPSPKEAPAVVEATYHPISDEDTALLCELLGNDATEQVIDLDKKVQAKDGSSRGVIIKFPSITDRALRTKVHQEARRIFNSRIETQVGEEGVISARAFASQQGQRRNANGPRGSRDGWRGGSRAEPRPPRAQYLHFTLYKENKDTMDAINHIARLLKIKASNFGFAGTKDRRAATVQRVSVWNKDIKELNTLNDKMSGIRVGDFSYQKKPMQLGQHGGNEFVIAIKNVESPRLKDYSITHRLRVTEECVQQALDSIANRGFINYFGLQRFGTHAIGTQEIGMRILREDFVSAVNGILHVDEELSVAVAEGSNDGRFHRDEFDRARAITMWRMSRKSDAALRILPKKYNAENTLIKHLGQAPNDFTGALMHITRGLRMLYIHAYQSFVWNFAASKRWALYGDKIIAGDLVLVQADESPITQRGPVEDMSEEVNQEEEEFYQRARHITEKEVASGRFTIFDVVLPAPGFDVIYPLNEIGQFYVDFMKKEENGRLDPYNMRRKHREYSMSGHYRKLMAKFTATPMFAIRPYVNDEEQMHPTDRDLIEWRKAQESPQQEKTASAWNSFAENAKKFDAATEGEMRRRRSDSPPTETRINDAWVETGFEGGKRMKVSDPIKLEHTQVNKPDFGDQLNAVVKPGEASVSLTGIEQTTAPSVEATQDIEMGNTVPVLDEKGTQPCHGTDENSQRAKAPDLMSFLHKQLESAGSNTLENSAQAPDTDSGASFGSSTNQPATGNNTVSTISAPTQYSSSTTSNEAPKPPLLNVFTNVDKYIDPAHSAVNVSGNFAHTHSCLEGESKEDVKIAVVLKFALSSSSYATICIREMTGQGN; via the exons ATGGCTCACCAGAGCGAACCTGCGTCTACACCTATTGCGAAGGCCGACAATCAGCTTCATCACCAGGTTCTCACAGCTTCTCATATCGCTTCTGCACGCAATGCATCAGAAAAGCGCCTGGGAATTCTGCATTTCGCCTCTCCTATCGACTATGGCTGGAATGGTGATATCAGGAAGCG CTACACGGATTTTCAAGTTTTTGAGGTTCGCAAAGACGGCAGTGTCATCCACCTGAGTGATTTCCAGCAAGCTGCCAGGCGACCTCCTCAA TCCTCTCACCCAAATGGTAACTTGAATGAGCTGCCTGTGGCGAAGGGAAAACCTAGCCCGAAGGAGGCACCAGCAGTCGTCGAAGCGACTTACCATCCCATTTCCGATGAGGACACTGCTCTCTTGTGTGAGCTGCTGGGCAATGATGCTACAGAACAAGTGATCGACCTGGACAAAAAGGTTCAGGCCAAAGATGGGTCAAGTCGGGGTGTGATAATCAAGTTCCCATCCATCACAGACCGCGCTTTGCGCACCAAGGTTCATCAGGAAGCTAGACGAATCTTTAACTCACGGATTGAGACTCAAGTCGGAGAGGAAGGTGTTATTAGCGCACGCGCGTTTGCGTCCCAGCAGGGTCAGAGGCGTAATGCCAATGGCCCCCGTGGATCTCGAGATGGTTGGCGAGGTGGAAGTCGAGCAGAGCCTCGTCCCCCGCGGGCCCAGTACCTTCACTTCACCCTctacaaagaaaacaaggacACGATGGATGCGATTAACCATATCGCCAGGCTTCTCAAGATCAAAGCCTCTAATTTTGGGTTCGCCGGTACTAAGGATCGGCGTGCCGCCACAGTCCAGCGCGTTAGTGTGTGGAACAAGGACATCAAGGAACTGAACACGCTGAACGACAAGATGTCGGGCATCAGGGTGGGCGACTTCTCCTACCAGAAGAAACCCATGCAGCTTGGGCAGCATGGAGGCAACGAGTTTGTCATTGCGATTAAGAATGTCGAGTCTCCCCGGCTGAAAGATTACTCCATTACCCACCGTCTTAGGGTGACCGAGGAGTGCGTCCAACAGGCGCTCGACAGCATTGCCAACCGAGGCTTCATCAACTATTTTGGTCTTCAGCGATTCGGCACCCATGCCATAGGCACACAGGAGATTGGCATGAGGATCCTTAGAGAGGATTTTGTCAGCGCCGTCAACGGCATCTTACACGTGGACGAAGAACTTTCGGTTGCTGTCGCAGAGGGTAGCAACGACGGTCGCTTCCATCGTGATGAGTTCGACCGTGCACGAGCAATCACAATGTGGAGGATGAGCAGAAAGTCAGATGCCGCACTACGCATCCTGCCCAAGAAGTACAACGCTGAGAACACTCTCATCAAGCATCTGGGACAAGCCCCCAACGATTTCACCGGAGCTCTGATGCACATCACCCGCGGCCTCCGGATGCTTTATATTCATGCTTACCAATCTTTCGTCTGGAACTTTGCAGCCAGCAAGCGTTGGGCATTGTACGGGGACAAGATTATTGCTGGCGATCTGGTGCTTGTCCAGGCTGATGAATCACCTATTACGCAGCGTGGCCCTGTCGAGGACATGTCTGAGGAGGTtaaccaagaagaagaagagttTTATCAGCGGGCTAGGCACATCACGGAGAAGGAGGTTGCGAGCGGACGCTTCACAATCTTTGACGTCGTCCTCCCTGCGCCAGGTTTCGATGTCATCTACCCTCTGAACGAGATTGGTCAATTCTACGTCGACTTCATGAAAAAGGAAGAGAACGGTAGGCTCGATCCCTACAACATGCGTCGTAAGCATCGCGAGTACAGTATGAGCGGTCACTACCGAAAGCTCATGGCAAAGTTCACCGCCACACCAATGTTTGCTATTCGCCCCTATGTGAACGACGAGGAGCAGATGCATCCCACTGACCGGGACTTGATCGAGTGGCGCAAGGCCCAGGAATCCCCTCAGCAAGAGAAGACTGCTTCAGCATGGAACAGCTTTGCAGAAAATGCAAAGAAATTTGACGCAGCTACAGAGGGCGAAATGCGCCGTCGGCGCAGTGATTCACCGCCTACGGAAACCCGCATTAACGATGCATGGGTCGAGACCGGTTTCGAGGGTGGCAAGCGGATGAAGGTCAGCGACCCGATCAAGCTTGAGCACACCCAAGTCAACAAACCTGACTTTGGAGATCAACTCAACGCGGTAGTCAAGCCTGGAGAGGCCTCTGTCAGTCTTACCGGCATAGAGCAAACAACTGCACCCAGTGTTGAGGCTACGCAGGATATTGAGATGGGTAACACAGTACCAGTCCTTGATGAAAAAGGTACTCAGCCGTGCCATGGCACAGATGAGAACAGTCAGAGAGCCAAGGCACCTGACCTTATGAGCTTTTTGCACAAACAACTCGAGTCGGCAGGATCCAATACGCTTGAGAACTCGGCTCAAGCACCTGATACAGACTCAGGTGCTTCATTTGGAAGTAGCACAAACCAACCTGCCACCGGTAACAATACTGTCAGCACGATCTCCGCACCGACTCAATATTCTTCATCTACAACATCAAACGaagcacccaagccgcctctGCTCAATGTTTTCACCAACGTTGATAAGTACATAGATCCGGCGCACTCCGCCGTCAACGTTTCCGGGAACTTCGCCCATACCCACTCCTGCCTTGAGGGCGAATCCAAAGAGGATGTCAAGATTGCTGTTGTGCTCAAATTTGCACTCAGTTCCAGCAGTTATGCTACCATCTGCATCCGAGAGATGACTGGGCAAGGCAACTAG
- a CDS encoding STE/STE7 protein kinase, with protein sequence MHDQEAANGGETATNPISSLDVPTPPATTIPTLSSPAPLLRPAIPGARSAGARTPRLGLAIPPSPNVKPVGGAPGRPPLPTLHLATPMGSSVTPHEQPPGRPSIVTQQGQSASGGSESSAAHSRSGSFGPLDGRTSNPTSAGSQYSALSFASHFGIGSTRPQGTPDPASAVGSIYSERSDGGAGMDKDGNLKGLENFDKLTIDKARTADVEDLDVEGWKIASMEKRIVELGGLGEGAGGAVTRCKLTGGKTVFALKVITANPDPDVKKQIMRELDFNIQCASEHICRYYGAFEDPSTATISIAMEFCEGGSLDSIYKEVKRLGGRTGEKVLGKIAEGVLRGLTYLNSKKIIHRDIKPSNILLCRNGDVKLCDFGVSGDFGTKGEANTFIGTSYYMAPERITGQSYTITSDVWSTGVTLLEVAQHRFPFPADGTEMAPRAGLIDLLTYIVRQPIPKLKDEPSAQISWSENFKYFIECCLEKDPQRRASPWRMLEHPWMVDMKSKRVNMTRYLAQVWGWDDKGEAKPAE encoded by the exons CACCACGATTCCCACTCTATCCAGCCCAGCGCCACTTTTGAGGCCCGCGATACCTGGAGCTCGCTCAGCTGGTGCCCGCACACCCAGGCTCGGCCTGGCTATCCCTCCATCTCCAAATGTGAAACCGGTCGGCGGCGCCCCGGGGCGGCCCCCCCTCCCAACACTACATCTAGCAACACCTATGGGCAGTTCTGTGACGCCGCATGAGCAGCCGCCAGGCCGGCCCAGCATAGTCACACAACAGGGCCAGAGTGCATCTGGTGGTAGCGAAAGCAGCGCCGCCCACAGTCGTTCGGGCTCCTTCGGACCACTTGATGGTCGCACTTCCAACCCCACCAGCGCCGGCTCGCAATACTCGGCGTTATCTTTTGCTAGTCACTTTGGCATAGGGTCCACGAGGCCTCAGGGAACGCCCGACCCCGCCTCAGCTGTTGGTTCGATTTACTCAGAGAGGAGCGACGGAGGTGCTGGGATGGACAAGGATGGCAACCTGAAAGGACTGGAGAATTTCGACAAGCTGACAATCGACAAGGCGAGGACGGCGGACGTCGAAGATCTCGATGTGGAGGGCTGGAAGATTGCTAGCATGGAGAAGCGCATCGTTGAGCTCGGAGGGCTAGGTGAAGGCGCCGGTGGTGCTGTAACGAGGTGCAAACTGACTGGAGGGAAGACGGTATTCGCCTTAAAG GTGATCACGGCCAACCCAGACCCCGATGTGAAGAAGCAGATCATGCGAGAGTTGGATTTCAACATCCAATGCGCTTCAGAACACATATGCAGATACTACGGCGCGTTTGAGGACCCATCTACCGCAACAATCTCTATCGCAATGGAATTTTGCGAAGGAGGATCCCTCGACAGCATCTACAAGGAAGTCAAACGACTCGGTGGACGCACGGGCGAGAAGGTGCTCGGAAAGATTGCAGAAGGTGTTTTGCGAGGCCTGACTTATCTCAACTCGAAGAAGATTATTCACCGCGACATCAAACCCTCCAACATTCTTCTCTGCCGCAACGGTGACGTCAAGCTCTGCGACTTTGGAGTGTCGGGTGACTTTGGTACCAAGGGCGAGGCAAACACCTTCATTGGAACGAGCTACTACATGGCGCCCGAGCGCATCACGGGCCAGAGTTACACCATAACATCGGACGTCTGGTCAACGGGCGTCACGCTACTCGAGGTTGCACAACACCGCTTTCCCTTCCCGGCCGACGGCACTGAGATGGCACCTCGTGCAGGGCTCATTGACCTACTTACGTACATCGTGCGGCAGCCGATTCCCAAGCTGAAGGACGAGCCTTCTGCTCAAATCTCATGGAGTGAAAATTTCAAATATTTCATAGAGTGCTG CCTGGAGAAGGATCCGCAAAGGAGAGCAAGCCcttggaggatgcttgagCACCCATGGATGGTTGATATGAAGTCTAAGCGTGTCAACATGACGCGTTATCTCGCGCAAGTCTGGGGCTGGGACGACAAGGGTGAAGCCAAGCCTGCAGAGTGA
- a CDS encoding STE/STE7 protein kinase, variant, producing the protein MKNPISSLDVPTPPATTIPTLSSPAPLLRPAIPGARSAGARTPRLGLAIPPSPNVKPVGGAPGRPPLPTLHLATPMGSSVTPHEQPPGRPSIVTQQGQSASGGSESSAAHSRSGSFGPLDGRTSNPTSAGSQYSALSFASHFGIGSTRPQGTPDPASAVGSIYSERSDGGAGMDKDGNLKGLENFDKLTIDKARTADVEDLDVEGWKIASMEKRIVELGGLGEGAGGAVTRCKLTGGKTVFALKVITANPDPDVKKQIMRELDFNIQCASEHICRYYGAFEDPSTATISIAMEFCEGGSLDSIYKEVKRLGGRTGEKVLGKIAEGVLRGLTYLNSKKIIHRDIKPSNILLCRNGDVKLCDFGVSGDFGTKGEANTFIGTSYYMAPERITGQSYTITSDVWSTGVTLLEVAQHRFPFPADGTEMAPRAGLIDLLTYIVRQPIPKLKDEPSAQISWSENFKYFIECCLEKDPQRRASPWRMLEHPWMVDMKSKRVNMTRYLAQVWGWDDKGEAKPAE; encoded by the exons CACCACGATTCCCACTCTATCCAGCCCAGCGCCACTTTTGAGGCCCGCGATACCTGGAGCTCGCTCAGCTGGTGCCCGCACACCCAGGCTCGGCCTGGCTATCCCTCCATCTCCAAATGTGAAACCGGTCGGCGGCGCCCCGGGGCGGCCCCCCCTCCCAACACTACATCTAGCAACACCTATGGGCAGTTCTGTGACGCCGCATGAGCAGCCGCCAGGCCGGCCCAGCATAGTCACACAACAGGGCCAGAGTGCATCTGGTGGTAGCGAAAGCAGCGCCGCCCACAGTCGTTCGGGCTCCTTCGGACCACTTGATGGTCGCACTTCCAACCCCACCAGCGCCGGCTCGCAATACTCGGCGTTATCTTTTGCTAGTCACTTTGGCATAGGGTCCACGAGGCCTCAGGGAACGCCCGACCCCGCCTCAGCTGTTGGTTCGATTTACTCAGAGAGGAGCGACGGAGGTGCTGGGATGGACAAGGATGGCAACCTGAAAGGACTGGAGAATTTCGACAAGCTGACAATCGACAAGGCGAGGACGGCGGACGTCGAAGATCTCGATGTGGAGGGCTGGAAGATTGCTAGCATGGAGAAGCGCATCGTTGAGCTCGGAGGGCTAGGTGAAGGCGCCGGTGGTGCTGTAACGAGGTGCAAACTGACTGGAGGGAAGACGGTATTCGCCTTAAAG GTGATCACGGCCAACCCAGACCCCGATGTGAAGAAGCAGATCATGCGAGAGTTGGATTTCAACATCCAATGCGCTTCAGAACACATATGCAGATACTACGGCGCGTTTGAGGACCCATCTACCGCAACAATCTCTATCGCAATGGAATTTTGCGAAGGAGGATCCCTCGACAGCATCTACAAGGAAGTCAAACGACTCGGTGGACGCACGGGCGAGAAGGTGCTCGGAAAGATTGCAGAAGGTGTTTTGCGAGGCCTGACTTATCTCAACTCGAAGAAGATTATTCACCGCGACATCAAACCCTCCAACATTCTTCTCTGCCGCAACGGTGACGTCAAGCTCTGCGACTTTGGAGTGTCGGGTGACTTTGGTACCAAGGGCGAGGCAAACACCTTCATTGGAACGAGCTACTACATGGCGCCCGAGCGCATCACGGGCCAGAGTTACACCATAACATCGGACGTCTGGTCAACGGGCGTCACGCTACTCGAGGTTGCACAACACCGCTTTCCCTTCCCGGCCGACGGCACTGAGATGGCACCTCGTGCAGGGCTCATTGACCTACTTACGTACATCGTGCGGCAGCCGATTCCCAAGCTGAAGGACGAGCCTTCTGCTCAAATCTCATGGAGTGAAAATTTCAAATATTTCATAGAGTGCTG CCTGGAGAAGGATCCGCAAAGGAGAGCAAGCCcttggaggatgcttgagCACCCATGGATGGTTGATATGAAGTCTAAGCGTGTCAACATGACGCGTTATCTCGCGCAAGTCTGGGGCTGGGACGACAAGGGTGAAGCCAAGCCTGCAGAGTGA